One Euphorbia lathyris chromosome 1, ddEupLath1.1, whole genome shotgun sequence DNA segment encodes these proteins:
- the LOC136216490 gene encoding F-box/FBD/LRR-repeat protein At1g16930-like isoform X2, translating into MAGSGGASMVESEGNGVGSCDSENGNKRIKFGEEEEEDRLSALPDFLIHRILSFLPTTDLVKTLVLSKWWKYQWTHVPVLTFFPNDGMSHEIFSNFIDKTLILHDCSNMDKFVIELKRFTKEYEYPNLDLWIRFAVRKDVKELILNFNNNFVYYSLPQFLFNNSSLVELKLCTFSLTRIAKVNWECVKTLCLYDCEVEDKEFENVLCGSPLLEHLLLWNCYLFRELVIASKSLKTIILDGVGRECTVIEISCPNVKRLRISGLVWFKSLKLMNLPSSLYATFDFYFDDVELGDEMSHNDCINLLQTLAQIEHVEKLEIGRWLIQILSTLEHDDCIDDCVDYLPDSDIHRIVSFLPLTKDAFERDLYKMCPFKWTDDPILNFVSNEKFFIDSKNIPLMYLDPRLSLWIRFAAIKTVKELILDCDSTNLQFRREYVLPKFVFNNSSLVKMKLCACYFMPEGKVNWESLKSLQLDHSELGNQALEHVLSGSPLLKCLELRCCSFEGAVVVASEHLKTFILEEFGKDCPALEISCPNLESLKIWGQVGSTCLKLTNLPSSLHATLDLYVLESDDISRDDCMNLVGETTKQILHVKEVEIALTRRGAINSVLVLKDIRVRKDGFT; encoded by the exons ATGGCGGGATCGGGTGGAGCTTCCATGGTGGAAAGCGAGGGAAATGGAGTTGGAAGCTGCGATTCAGAAAATGGAAATAAAAGAATCAAATTcggcgaagaagaagaagaagaccgCCTTAGTGCCTTGCCGGATTTCCTTATTCACCGCATCCTCTCCTTCCTGCCAACAACCGATTTAGTCAAGACTTTAGTTCTATCCAAATGGTGGAAGTATCAATGGACTCATGTTCCTGTTCTCACGTTCTTTCCTAATGATGGTATGTCTCACGAAATTTTTTCCAATTTCATTGACAAAACCCTAATTCTCCATGATTGCTCCAATATGGACAAATTCGTCATCGAATTGAAACGTTTCACTAAGGAGTATGAATATCCCAATTTAGATTTGTGGATCCGTTTTGCTGTGAGAAAAGATGTAAAGGAGCTCATTCTCAATTTCAACAACAACTTCGTCTACTACTCGTTGCCACAATTTCTTTTCAACAATTCTTCATTGGTTGAATTGAAGTTATGTACATTTAGTTTAACGCGGATTGCGAAAGTAAATTGGGAGTGTGTCAAAACTTTGTGTTTATATGATTGTGAAGTGGAAGATAAAGAGTTTGAGAATGTTTTATGTGGTAGTCCTCTCCTTGAACACTTACTATTATGGAACTGTTATTTGTTTCGAGAGCTTGTTATTGCCTCTAAAAGTTTGAAAACTATTATTTTGGATGGAGTTGGCCGTGAATGTACTGTAATTGAAATTTCATGTCCTAATGTTAAGAGATTGAGAATATCAGGTCTAGTGTGGTTTAAATCTCTTAAGTTAATGAATTTGCCTTCTTCACTCTATGCTACTTTTGATTTCTACTTCGACGATGTGGAGCTTGGAGACGAAATGAGTCACAATGACTGCATAAATTTGCTGCAGACTCTTGCTCAGATTGAGCATGTTGAGAAGCTAGAAATTGGGCGTTGGTTGATTCAG ATTCTATCAACCTTGGAGCATGATGACTGCATAGATGACTGCGTAGATTACTTGCCAGATTCTGACATCCACCGTATCGTCTCTTTTTTGCCATTAACAAAAGACGCATTTGAGAGGGACCTTTACAAGATGTGTCCGTTTAAATGGACTGATGACCCAATCCTCAACTTTGTTTCCAATG AGAAATTTTTTATCGACTCCAAAAATATCCCTTTGATGTACCTGGATCCTAGATTGTCCTTGTGGATTCGCTTTGCTGCCATCAAAACTGTAAAGGAGCTCATTTTGGATTGTGATTCTACTAACTTACAATTTAGAAGGGAGTACGTATTGCCGAAATTTGTTTTCAACAATTCTTCATTGGTTAAGATGAAGTTATGTGCATGTTATTTTATGCCGGAGGGGAAAGTAAATTGGGAATCTCTTAAGAGTTTGCAGTTAGATCATTCTGAGTTGGGTAATCAAGCGCTTGAGCATGTTTTATCTGGTAGTCCTTTGCTTAAATGCTTAGAATTACGCTGTTGTAGCTTTGAAGGTGCGGTTGTTGTTGCTTCTGAGCATTTGAAAACATTTATTCTAGAAGAATTTGGTAAGGACTGTCCTGCCCTAGAAATTTCATGTCCTAATCTTGAGAGCTTGAAAATATGGGGACAGGTGGGTTCTACATGTCTTAAATTGACGAACTTGCCTTCTTCACTGCATGCTACATTGGATTTGTACGTCCTAGAATCAGATGATATTAGTCGTGATGACTGCATGAATTTGGTTGGGGAGACCACGAAGCAGATTCTACATGTTAAGGAGGTAGAAATTGCATTGACGAGGCGAGGAGCTATAAATTCGGTATTGGTTCTTAAAG ATATTAGAGTTCGAAAAGATGGGTTTACTTGA
- the LOC136216490 gene encoding F-box/LRR-repeat protein At5g02910-like isoform X3, translating to MAGSGGASMVESEGNGVGSCDSENGNKRIKFGEEEEEDRLSALPDFLIHRILSFLPTTDLVKTLVLSKWWKYQWTHVPVLTFFPNDDEMSHNDCINLLQTLAQIEHVEKLEIGRWLIQKILSTLEHDDCIDDCVDYLPDSDIHRIVSFLPLTKDAFERDLYKMCPFKWTDDPILNFVSNEKFFIDSKNIPLMYLDPRLSLWIRFAAIKTVKELILDCDSTNLQFRREYVLPKFVFNNSSLVKMKLCACYFMPEGKVNWESLKSLQLDHSELGNQALEHVLSGSPLLKCLELRCCSFEGAVVVASEHLKTFILEEFGKDCPALEISCPNLESLKIWGQVGSTCLKLTNLPSSLHATLDLYVLESDDISRDDCMNLVGETTKQILHVKEVEIALTRRGAINSVLVLKDIRVRKDGFT from the exons ATGGCGGGATCGGGTGGAGCTTCCATGGTGGAAAGCGAGGGAAATGGAGTTGGAAGCTGCGATTCAGAAAATGGAAATAAAAGAATCAAATTcggcgaagaagaagaagaagaccgCCTTAGTGCCTTGCCGGATTTCCTTATTCACCGCATCCTCTCCTTCCTGCCAACAACCGATTTAGTCAAGACTTTAGTTCTATCCAAATGGTGGAAGTATCAATGGACTCATGTTCCTGTTCTCACGTTCTTTCCTAATGATG ACGAAATGAGTCACAATGACTGCATAAATTTGCTGCAGACTCTTGCTCAGATTGAGCATGTTGAGAAGCTAGAAATTGGGCGTTGGTTGATTCAG AAGATTCTATCAACCTTGGAGCATGATGACTGCATAGATGACTGCGTAGATTACTTGCCAGATTCTGACATCCACCGTATCGTCTCTTTTTTGCCATTAACAAAAGACGCATTTGAGAGGGACCTTTACAAGATGTGTCCGTTTAAATGGACTGATGACCCAATCCTCAACTTTGTTTCCAATG AGAAATTTTTTATCGACTCCAAAAATATCCCTTTGATGTACCTGGATCCTAGATTGTCCTTGTGGATTCGCTTTGCTGCCATCAAAACTGTAAAGGAGCTCATTTTGGATTGTGATTCTACTAACTTACAATTTAGAAGGGAGTACGTATTGCCGAAATTTGTTTTCAACAATTCTTCATTGGTTAAGATGAAGTTATGTGCATGTTATTTTATGCCGGAGGGGAAAGTAAATTGGGAATCTCTTAAGAGTTTGCAGTTAGATCATTCTGAGTTGGGTAATCAAGCGCTTGAGCATGTTTTATCTGGTAGTCCTTTGCTTAAATGCTTAGAATTACGCTGTTGTAGCTTTGAAGGTGCGGTTGTTGTTGCTTCTGAGCATTTGAAAACATTTATTCTAGAAGAATTTGGTAAGGACTGTCCTGCCCTAGAAATTTCATGTCCTAATCTTGAGAGCTTGAAAATATGGGGACAGGTGGGTTCTACATGTCTTAAATTGACGAACTTGCCTTCTTCACTGCATGCTACATTGGATTTGTACGTCCTAGAATCAGATGATATTAGTCGTGATGACTGCATGAATTTGGTTGGGGAGACCACGAAGCAGATTCTACATGTTAAGGAGGTAGAAATTGCATTGACGAGGCGAGGAGCTATAAATTCGGTATTGGTTCTTAAAG ATATTAGAGTTCGAAAAGATGGGTTTACTTGA
- the LOC136219775 gene encoding putative pectinesterase/pectinesterase inhibitor 28, which yields MVLTPHPSAVSTDSVRVITSTTNLSADQSTFPPTQVQIEQTLPVTDQGTPFTPLPTGHTDVHLAATESGKKLIDSVQALIKDLQHSASPAAGSSIPEATQLSQVTQLLNEVKGLKDLLNVVLSFQAQQAKQDSLAKLAEIQLTTFNILNPLDELLDNLKIWLSATITYQQTCINGFDNTTEKAGEKMKGILLTSSQLSSNGLAMVTGLSSILGDFNLSVITGRKLLSTNMATEPTWISPARKRLLAATPAMIKPDITVAQDGSGHFKTIDEAIKKIPDFRTEPFVVYVKAGVYKEKITFKRAATHVMLIGDGLTKTKITGNASFASGVAPIMTATVSVSGSHFIAKDIGFENTAGAIGHQAIALKVQSDMSIFYNCHINGYQNSLFAHTYRQFYRDTTISGTIDTVFGDATAVFQNCKFVIRKPIDLQKCTITTQGRNDIRQTTGFIIQNSTITTEKDYLAVKETNPAFLGRPKNPYSRTIFMHTNIENVINAKRWSPWMGTYGTETCFYAEYENKGLGADTSKSVTWKGVKKITAQEAAGFSAGKFIDGDSWITSSGVPYSSGI from the exons atggtgctgactccccatccttccgccgtcagcacagacagtgttcgggttattacTTCCACAACAAacctctctgccgatcaatcaacatTTCCTccgactcaagtgcagattgagcaaactcttcctgtcactgaccagggtactccttttaCTCCACTTCCTACTGGTCATACGGATGTCCATCTGgctgccactgagtccggcaaaaagctcattgactcagtgcaagcacttaTCAaagatcttcaacattccgcttcgcctgctgctggatcttcaattcctgaggcaactcagctctcccaggtcactcagcttcttaacgaagtcaagggactgaaggatctgctgaatgtagtcTTGTCCTTCCAAgctcagcaagctaagcaggattcacttgccaagttggcagagatacagctgacaaca TTCAACATATTGAATCCTCTCGATGAACTTCTCGATAACCTCAAAATATGGCTTAGTGCTACGATTACTTATCAGCAGACTTGCATCAATGGCTTTGATAACACCACAGAAAAAGCCGGTGAGAAAATGAAGGGAATTTTGTTAACTTCTAGTCAGCTTTCAAGCAATGGACTTGCGATGGTCACCGGACTTTCTTCTATTCTTGGTGATTTCAATTTATCAGTAATTACAGGCCGGAAACTTCTTTCAACCAATATGGCTACCGAGCCGACGTGGATTTCTCCTGCTAGAAAGAGACTTCTTGCTGCTACTCCGGCGATGATTAAGCCTGATATTACTGTTGCCCAGGATGGAAGTGGCCACTTTAAAACCATTGATGAAGCTATTAAGAAGATTCCTGATTTCAGAACTGAACCTTTTGTTGTTTATGTTAAGGCTGGAGTTTACAAGGAGAAGATCACTTTTAAAAGAGCAGCGACTCATGTCATGTTGATCGGAGATGGTCTGACTAAGACTAAGATCACCGGAAATGCTAGCTTTGCTAGTGGTGTTGCCCCTATCATGACCGCCACAGTCT CTGTTAGCGGATCTCACTTCATAGCAAAGGATATCGGGTTCGAAAACACAGCCGGAGCCATCGGACATCAAGCAATAGCACTCAAGGTGCAATCTGATATGTCCATCTTCTACAACTGCCATATAAATGGCTACCAAAACTCCCTTTTCGCCCACACTTACCGCCAATTCTACCGTGACACCACAATTTCTGGCACCATCGACACAGTTTTTGGGGACGCCACCGCAGTTTTCCAAAACTGTAAGTTCGTGATCAGAAAGCCAATTGATCTTCAGAAATGCACAATCACAACACAAGGAAGGAATGACATAAGGCAAACAACTGGTTTCATCATCCAAAACTCCACCATTACAACTGAAAAGGACTACCTCGCCGTCAAGGAGACAAATCCGGCTTTCCTAGGCCGTCCAAAGAATCCTTATTCAAGGACTATCTTTATGCACACTAATATTGAAAATGTGATCAATGCAAAAAGATGGTCTCCATGGATGGGAACATATGGAACTGAAACTTGTTTCTATGCTGAGTATGAGAACAAAGGACTTGGTGCTGATACATCAAAGAGTGTTACTTGGAAGGGTGTTAAGAAGATTACTGCTCAAGAGGCTGCCGGATTTTCTGCCGGAAAATTTATTGATGGAGATAGTTGGATTACTTCCTCTGGGGTACCTTATTCTTCCGGTATTTAA
- the LOC136216490 gene encoding F-box/LRR-repeat protein At5g02910-like isoform X4 — MAGSGGASMVESEGNGVGSCDSENGNKRIKFGEEEEEDRLSALPDFLIHRILSFLPTTDLVKTLVLSKWWKYQWTHVPVLTFFPNDDEMSHNDCINLLQTLAQIEHVEKLEIGRWLIQILSTLEHDDCIDDCVDYLPDSDIHRIVSFLPLTKDAFERDLYKMCPFKWTDDPILNFVSNEKFFIDSKNIPLMYLDPRLSLWIRFAAIKTVKELILDCDSTNLQFRREYVLPKFVFNNSSLVKMKLCACYFMPEGKVNWESLKSLQLDHSELGNQALEHVLSGSPLLKCLELRCCSFEGAVVVASEHLKTFILEEFGKDCPALEISCPNLESLKIWGQVGSTCLKLTNLPSSLHATLDLYVLESDDISRDDCMNLVGETTKQILHVKEVEIALTRRGAINSVLVLKDIRVRKDGFT; from the exons ATGGCGGGATCGGGTGGAGCTTCCATGGTGGAAAGCGAGGGAAATGGAGTTGGAAGCTGCGATTCAGAAAATGGAAATAAAAGAATCAAATTcggcgaagaagaagaagaagaccgCCTTAGTGCCTTGCCGGATTTCCTTATTCACCGCATCCTCTCCTTCCTGCCAACAACCGATTTAGTCAAGACTTTAGTTCTATCCAAATGGTGGAAGTATCAATGGACTCATGTTCCTGTTCTCACGTTCTTTCCTAATGATG ACGAAATGAGTCACAATGACTGCATAAATTTGCTGCAGACTCTTGCTCAGATTGAGCATGTTGAGAAGCTAGAAATTGGGCGTTGGTTGATTCAG ATTCTATCAACCTTGGAGCATGATGACTGCATAGATGACTGCGTAGATTACTTGCCAGATTCTGACATCCACCGTATCGTCTCTTTTTTGCCATTAACAAAAGACGCATTTGAGAGGGACCTTTACAAGATGTGTCCGTTTAAATGGACTGATGACCCAATCCTCAACTTTGTTTCCAATG AGAAATTTTTTATCGACTCCAAAAATATCCCTTTGATGTACCTGGATCCTAGATTGTCCTTGTGGATTCGCTTTGCTGCCATCAAAACTGTAAAGGAGCTCATTTTGGATTGTGATTCTACTAACTTACAATTTAGAAGGGAGTACGTATTGCCGAAATTTGTTTTCAACAATTCTTCATTGGTTAAGATGAAGTTATGTGCATGTTATTTTATGCCGGAGGGGAAAGTAAATTGGGAATCTCTTAAGAGTTTGCAGTTAGATCATTCTGAGTTGGGTAATCAAGCGCTTGAGCATGTTTTATCTGGTAGTCCTTTGCTTAAATGCTTAGAATTACGCTGTTGTAGCTTTGAAGGTGCGGTTGTTGTTGCTTCTGAGCATTTGAAAACATTTATTCTAGAAGAATTTGGTAAGGACTGTCCTGCCCTAGAAATTTCATGTCCTAATCTTGAGAGCTTGAAAATATGGGGACAGGTGGGTTCTACATGTCTTAAATTGACGAACTTGCCTTCTTCACTGCATGCTACATTGGATTTGTACGTCCTAGAATCAGATGATATTAGTCGTGATGACTGCATGAATTTGGTTGGGGAGACCACGAAGCAGATTCTACATGTTAAGGAGGTAGAAATTGCATTGACGAGGCGAGGAGCTATAAATTCGGTATTGGTTCTTAAAG ATATTAGAGTTCGAAAAGATGGGTTTACTTGA
- the LOC136216490 gene encoding F-box/FBD/LRR-repeat protein At1g16930-like isoform X1, with the protein MAGSGGASMVESEGNGVGSCDSENGNKRIKFGEEEEEDRLSALPDFLIHRILSFLPTTDLVKTLVLSKWWKYQWTHVPVLTFFPNDGMSHEIFSNFIDKTLILHDCSNMDKFVIELKRFTKEYEYPNLDLWIRFAVRKDVKELILNFNNNFVYYSLPQFLFNNSSLVELKLCTFSLTRIAKVNWECVKTLCLYDCEVEDKEFENVLCGSPLLEHLLLWNCYLFRELVIASKSLKTIILDGVGRECTVIEISCPNVKRLRISGLVWFKSLKLMNLPSSLYATFDFYFDDVELGDEMSHNDCINLLQTLAQIEHVEKLEIGRWLIQKILSTLEHDDCIDDCVDYLPDSDIHRIVSFLPLTKDAFERDLYKMCPFKWTDDPILNFVSNEKFFIDSKNIPLMYLDPRLSLWIRFAAIKTVKELILDCDSTNLQFRREYVLPKFVFNNSSLVKMKLCACYFMPEGKVNWESLKSLQLDHSELGNQALEHVLSGSPLLKCLELRCCSFEGAVVVASEHLKTFILEEFGKDCPALEISCPNLESLKIWGQVGSTCLKLTNLPSSLHATLDLYVLESDDISRDDCMNLVGETTKQILHVKEVEIALTRRGAINSVLVLKDIRVRKDGFT; encoded by the exons ATGGCGGGATCGGGTGGAGCTTCCATGGTGGAAAGCGAGGGAAATGGAGTTGGAAGCTGCGATTCAGAAAATGGAAATAAAAGAATCAAATTcggcgaagaagaagaagaagaccgCCTTAGTGCCTTGCCGGATTTCCTTATTCACCGCATCCTCTCCTTCCTGCCAACAACCGATTTAGTCAAGACTTTAGTTCTATCCAAATGGTGGAAGTATCAATGGACTCATGTTCCTGTTCTCACGTTCTTTCCTAATGATGGTATGTCTCACGAAATTTTTTCCAATTTCATTGACAAAACCCTAATTCTCCATGATTGCTCCAATATGGACAAATTCGTCATCGAATTGAAACGTTTCACTAAGGAGTATGAATATCCCAATTTAGATTTGTGGATCCGTTTTGCTGTGAGAAAAGATGTAAAGGAGCTCATTCTCAATTTCAACAACAACTTCGTCTACTACTCGTTGCCACAATTTCTTTTCAACAATTCTTCATTGGTTGAATTGAAGTTATGTACATTTAGTTTAACGCGGATTGCGAAAGTAAATTGGGAGTGTGTCAAAACTTTGTGTTTATATGATTGTGAAGTGGAAGATAAAGAGTTTGAGAATGTTTTATGTGGTAGTCCTCTCCTTGAACACTTACTATTATGGAACTGTTATTTGTTTCGAGAGCTTGTTATTGCCTCTAAAAGTTTGAAAACTATTATTTTGGATGGAGTTGGCCGTGAATGTACTGTAATTGAAATTTCATGTCCTAATGTTAAGAGATTGAGAATATCAGGTCTAGTGTGGTTTAAATCTCTTAAGTTAATGAATTTGCCTTCTTCACTCTATGCTACTTTTGATTTCTACTTCGACGATGTGGAGCTTGGAGACGAAATGAGTCACAATGACTGCATAAATTTGCTGCAGACTCTTGCTCAGATTGAGCATGTTGAGAAGCTAGAAATTGGGCGTTGGTTGATTCAG AAGATTCTATCAACCTTGGAGCATGATGACTGCATAGATGACTGCGTAGATTACTTGCCAGATTCTGACATCCACCGTATCGTCTCTTTTTTGCCATTAACAAAAGACGCATTTGAGAGGGACCTTTACAAGATGTGTCCGTTTAAATGGACTGATGACCCAATCCTCAACTTTGTTTCCAATG AGAAATTTTTTATCGACTCCAAAAATATCCCTTTGATGTACCTGGATCCTAGATTGTCCTTGTGGATTCGCTTTGCTGCCATCAAAACTGTAAAGGAGCTCATTTTGGATTGTGATTCTACTAACTTACAATTTAGAAGGGAGTACGTATTGCCGAAATTTGTTTTCAACAATTCTTCATTGGTTAAGATGAAGTTATGTGCATGTTATTTTATGCCGGAGGGGAAAGTAAATTGGGAATCTCTTAAGAGTTTGCAGTTAGATCATTCTGAGTTGGGTAATCAAGCGCTTGAGCATGTTTTATCTGGTAGTCCTTTGCTTAAATGCTTAGAATTACGCTGTTGTAGCTTTGAAGGTGCGGTTGTTGTTGCTTCTGAGCATTTGAAAACATTTATTCTAGAAGAATTTGGTAAGGACTGTCCTGCCCTAGAAATTTCATGTCCTAATCTTGAGAGCTTGAAAATATGGGGACAGGTGGGTTCTACATGTCTTAAATTGACGAACTTGCCTTCTTCACTGCATGCTACATTGGATTTGTACGTCCTAGAATCAGATGATATTAGTCGTGATGACTGCATGAATTTGGTTGGGGAGACCACGAAGCAGATTCTACATGTTAAGGAGGTAGAAATTGCATTGACGAGGCGAGGAGCTATAAATTCGGTATTGGTTCTTAAAG ATATTAGAGTTCGAAAAGATGGGTTTACTTGA